One Kitasatospora viridis genomic region harbors:
- a CDS encoding G1 family glutamic endopeptidase has protein sequence MQLRRMLAPGSALALLVAAFAPAAAAAPTALLFQAPMHPVTGQHGAAPFFVSHGGGLHATSTSDNWSGYAATGSTYTSVSTTFVQPAVDCSQGDGYSSFWVGLDGYSSSSVEQTGTEADCSGGQAQYSAWYEMYPANPVTYGNAVYPGDTITETVKYSSNTYTLTLNDKTEGWTKT, from the coding sequence ATGCAGCTGCGCCGGATGCTCGCCCCCGGATCGGCCCTCGCCCTGCTCGTCGCCGCGTTCGCCCCCGCCGCCGCGGCCGCCCCCACCGCCCTGCTGTTCCAGGCCCCGATGCACCCCGTCACCGGACAGCACGGCGCCGCCCCGTTCTTCGTCAGCCACGGCGGCGGGCTGCACGCGACGAGCACCAGCGACAACTGGTCCGGCTACGCCGCCACCGGCTCCACCTACACCAGCGTCAGCACCACCTTCGTCCAGCCCGCCGTCGACTGCAGCCAGGGCGACGGCTACTCCAGCTTCTGGGTCGGCCTCGACGGCTACAGCTCCTCCTCCGTCGAGCAGACCGGCACCGAGGCCGACTGCTCCGGCGGGCAGGCCCAGTACTCCGCCTGGTACGAGATGTACCCGGCCAACCCCGTCACCTACGGCAACGCCGTCTACCCCGGCGACACCATCACCGAGACCGTCAAGTACTCCTCCAACACCTACACCCTCACCCTCAACGACAAGACCGAGGGCTGGACCAAGACCA
- a CDS encoding DUF2470 domain-containing protein: MSVPTQPGEPTSAERVRTVLAAATSLTVTTEAGAVEYAVLHDVGAGGRLLLSDAPGGGLHGELAATRRQQLPATLEFTDIAATAVRDRVRAKVTLGGWLIPAEPGGSGRLGFDIALAALRADGQVQAVGLDDLLLAAPDPLATREADLLTHLADRHPEAVAALARLIEPRFLVGVTRIQPVRLDRHGMVLRTERARGQWDVRLLFRTPLEQAAEAGARIHELVASARVCHRRHWPAARP; this comes from the coding sequence ATGTCCGTTCCGACCCAGCCCGGAGAGCCCACCTCGGCCGAACGCGTCCGGACGGTGCTGGCCGCCGCCACGTCGTTGACGGTGACCACCGAGGCAGGCGCCGTCGAGTACGCCGTCCTGCACGACGTGGGCGCCGGCGGTCGATTGCTGCTGTCCGATGCGCCGGGCGGCGGACTGCACGGCGAGCTGGCGGCAACGCGTCGTCAACAGCTGCCCGCCACACTGGAGTTCACGGACATCGCCGCCACCGCCGTCCGCGACCGGGTGCGCGCCAAGGTCACCCTCGGCGGCTGGCTGATCCCTGCCGAGCCGGGCGGATCCGGGCGGCTGGGCTTCGACATCGCGCTGGCCGCGCTGCGTGCCGACGGCCAGGTGCAGGCGGTCGGGCTCGACGACCTGCTGCTCGCCGCGCCCGACCCGCTCGCCACCCGCGAGGCCGACCTGCTCACCCACCTCGCCGACCGCCACCCCGAGGCCGTCGCCGCACTGGCCCGCCTGATCGAGCCCCGGTTCCTGGTCGGCGTCACCCGGATCCAACCGGTGCGCCTGGACCGGCACGGCATGGTGCTCCGCACCGAACGTGCCCGGGGCCAGTGGGATGTGCGGCTGTTGTTCCGCACCCCGCTGGAGCAGGCCGCGGAGGCCGGCGCCCGCATCCACGAGCTGGTCGCCAGTGCCCGCGTCTGCCACCGCCGGCACTGGCCCGCGGCCCGGCCGTGA